GTCGGCGGGATAGGGTTCCAGCGCGTCGCGCACCTTCTCGGCCGAGCAGGTGCAGCCGAAGCGCAGGGGCTGGCTGTCATAGACGCGGGGGGCCTCTTCGTGGAACAGCCGCACCAGAAGGTCGGTCGGCGCGACGGTGGGGCCGACCAGCTCCAGATCCTCCACGGTATCGAGGAGGTAGTTGGCGCGCGTCCAATTCTCGCCCTCGTCGCCGTCGAGGATGTCGGCATGGGTCAGGAGCCCACCCTCGCCCGAGGCTTCGCCGACCGAGGGGCTGGCCTTGGGCATGTGCTGCAGCATCACGCCGCCCGCACGCCAGCCCTCCGCCTCTCCGGGCAGTTGCGACCGGCCGAAGGACAGCTCGAACCGGGTCGGAAGCTGCTCGGACTGGGCGAAATACGTCTCGGCGCAGCGCGAGAGGGAGCCGCCGGAGATGGGCGTGATCCCCTGATAGGGCACCGTCCCCTCCCCCTGATCGATCAGGATGGCGAAATACCCCTCGCCCAGTTGATCGAAGGCGGCGGCGTCGGTCAGTTCCTCGGCGTCGAAACCGGCATAGGCGCGGATGCGGGCGGGCTGGCCGTCATCGGTCGGGCCGTAGTAATCGGTCGCGATCAGCTTCACCGCACCGCTGCCGCGGATCTGCAGGCTCAGCTTCCAGCGCAGCTTGATCGTCTGGCCGATCAGCGCGGTCAGAAGCGCGGCTTCGGCCACCAGCGCCTCGATCTGCGGGGGGTAATCATGTTTCGACAGGACCTGATCCAGCACGCCATCCAGTCGAACGACGCGACCGCGGATGTCCGAACGGTCAAGCTGGAAGGGAAGGACGGTGTCGTCCCATGCGATTTTCGATCCGATAGTCATGGGTTTCCTTGCGGCACGAGGCTTGGCATATCTTGGGCTTGGCATATCCCGTCCATATGGGGACGGCAACCGAGAGGCCCAAGACCACATGATCCGGCGATACGGAGAGGCGTTGAAGGCCGGGCAGACCTACCGGCGGCGCGCAGGCGTCTATGCCGTCTGCCTGAGCGGCGATGACGTGCTGACCACCCTTCAGGAGGTTCCCCAGCCCGAAATCCAGCTGCCCGGCGGCGGCATCGACGCGGGCGAGCATCCCGTGGCGGCCCTGCACCGCGAGGTGATGGAGGAGACGGGCTGGCGCATCGCGCTCGGCCGGCGGCTGGGAACGTATCGGCGCTTCACCTACATGCCCGAATACGACCGCTGGGCGGAGAAGGTCTGCCATGTCCATATCGCGCGGCCGGTGCTGCGGATCGGCGCGCCGACCGAACCGCGCCACCATGCGCTGTGGCTGCCGGCGGCGGACGCGCTGGAGGCGCTGGGCACCGAGGGCGACCGGGCGATGCTGGCCCGCGCGCTGGCGCTGGGCCCCCGCATCTGAGGGAAAGCACGGGGCGAGGGTTGCCGGGATGGGGGCCTTCCGCTATTATCTTTGGACTTCATGCCCGGCTTTCGGCCGCGGCGCAGGACCAGCCATGCGGTCCGGGTCCGTTCCCGTCGTGGCACCAGATGGAAGACATCGATACATGACATCCGATCCCGACAATCCTTCGGCCCCGGCAACCGCGCAGCAGGCCGTCCGACCGCGTGTGCAACCCGGCCCCCGTGCCGGGGGTGCGGGCGGTGCAGGGGCGGGTCCGGGCGGTCCGCGCAAGGGCATGGGCGGCAAGGGTCCGGGCGGCGGTGGTCCGGGCGGCGGCCAGGGCAATGGTCCGGGCAACGGTCCGGGCGGCATGAAGATGCGCGCGCTTCAGGGCGGTGGGCCGAACAAGCCGGGCGGGGCCAAACCCGGCCCGCGCGCCAAGGCGGGCGGCTGGCCGAAGCTGGTGCAGCAACCGGCCGATACCACGCGCCCCCAAGCGCAGGCTCCGGGCCGTCAGGCCCCCCTTCCCGATCCGCAGAGCGAGCCGCCGACCGCGCCGCAGCCCGCCACTGACCCCGTCGCCGAACGGCTGGCCGAACGCGTGGCCGCCCCGGCCCGCCTGCGTCCGCGGCATCGCAAGCTGTTCGCCGTGTTCCTTGCGGTGGTGGTGCTGCCGATCCTCGCGACGGCGGCCTACATGTACATCTGGGCCAGCGATCAATACAGCTCCACCCTCGCCTTCACGATGCGCTCCGAAGACAGCGCGTCGGCGGCGACGGACCTCTTGGGCGGGCTGGGCAGCACGATCGGCGGCACCAACAGCGCCAGCGACAGCGACGTGCTCTATGAATTCGTCCGCAGTCAGGACATGGTCCGCGCGGTGGACGCGCAAGTCGATCTGCGCACCCTCTATTCCCGGCCCGGCTCGGATCGCCTGATGCGGTTCGACCCCGATGGCACGATCGAGGATCTGACCAATTACTGGCAGCGCATGACGCGCATCTCCTACGATGGCTCCACCGGCCTGATGGAGATCCGCGCCCTCGCCTTCCGTCCCGATGATGCGCAGGCCATCGCCTCGGCCATCAACGACGAGGCGACGCGCCTTGTGAACGAGCTGTCGGCCCAGTCGCGCGAAGATGCGATCCGCTATGCGCGCGAGGATCTCGACACCGCCGTGGACCGCCTGAAGACGGCCCGCGAGGCGCTGACGGCCTTCCGCATCCAGAACCAGATCGTCGATGTGAACGCCGACCTTCAGGGCCAGACCGGCATCGTCGCCAGCCTGCAATCCCAGTTGGCGACGGCGCTGGTGGATCTGGATCTCCTGCGCAGCTCGACGGGGGCCGACGATCCCCGCGTGCGGCAGGCCGAAACGCGCATCGGCGTCATCCAGGATCGCATCGCTAGCGAGCGGCAGAAGTTCAGCAATGGCAGCGCGACCGCCACGGGCGACAACTACGCCAACGTCGTGGCCGAATACGAGCGGCTGACCGTGGACCGCGAATTCGCCGAAACGGCCTATACCTCGGCGCTGGCGGCGTATGATTCCGCTGTGGCCGAAGCGAACCGCCGGACGCGCTACCTCGCCGCCTATATCCGCCCCACCGCGGCGGAGAAGTCGGAATATCCGCAGCGCGCGCTCATCACCGGGCTCGTGGCGCTGTTCAGCTTCCTGACATGGGCCATCGGCGCGCTGATCTACTACTCCCTGCGGGATCGCCGGTAGGCGCGCATGATCCGGTTCGAGAATCTGAGCAAGGCCTTCCCCACGCCTGACGGGCGCAAGAAGGTCATTCTCGACAATGCTTCGTTGACGATCCCCTCCGGCGTGTCGGTGGCGCTGCTGGGGCGCAACGGGGCGGGGAAGTCCACCATTCTGGAACTGATCGGCGGGCGCATCCCGGCCGATAGCGGCCATGTGGACACCACGGGCACCATCTCGTGGCCCGTCGGGTTCGGCGGCAGTTTCCATGGCGACATGACGGGGGCGCAGAACGTCCGCTTCATCGCCCGCATCTATGGCGTGGACAGCGACGAGCTGGTGGATTTCGTGGACGACTTCGCCGAGATCGGCGCCCATATGGACATGCCGGTGCGCACCTATTCGCAGGGGATGCGCTCTCGGCTGGTCTTCGGCGTCTCGATGGGGATTCCGTTCGACACCTATCTCGTGGACGAGGTGATGGCCGTGGGCGACGCCGCCTTCAAGCAGCGCAGCCAGACGGTGTTCCGCTACCGGCTGCGCACGGCGGGCGCGATCGTCGTCTCCCACTCCATGATGCAGCTGCGCAAGATGTGTCAGGCGGGGGCCGTCCTCGACAAGGGGCGGATCACCTATTTCGACGATCTCGAAGAGGCGATCGCCCGGCACCGTGCCAATATGGGCCTGCCCCTCTTGAAGCAGCATCAGCGTTTCGACGATGACGACGAGGATGAGGACGACGAATGACCTCCGCCCCGATCCCCCCCTCGAAGAAGCCCTCGCTTCCCGATCCGTCCTTCGCCTCGGCGCGGGTGATCTTCTCGCTCATGCTGCGCGAGATGAACACGACCTATGGGCGTCAGCCCGGCGGCTATGCTTGGGCGATCATCGCGCCGATGGCGGGCATCTGCGTGATGGCGCTGGCGATGTCCTTCGTGGTGCGCGTGCCGCCCTTGGGCACGAACTTCATCCTGTTCTACGCGACCGGATTCCTGCCCTTTCAGGCCTACAACCATATCAGCACGAAGGTCGGCAACGCGGTGATCTATTCGCGCCCGCTTCTGGCCTATCCGCGGGTGACGTGGATGGATTCCATCGTCGCGCGCACCCTTCTGACCGTGCTGACCGAGGTGCTGATCTTCTGCCTCGTGATGGGGTCGGTGCTGGCGGTGGTGGATGCCCATACCGTGCTGGACGTGGGCAAGGTGATCGAAGGCTTTGCGATCATGTTCGCCTTCGGGATCGGGGTCGGGCTGATGAACTGCCTCATCACGGCCCATTTCGTGATCTGGCCGCAGATCTTCTCGCTCGCGAACCGGCCGCTCTTCCTTGCGGCGGGCATCTTCTTTCTGGTGGACGAGCTTCCGGCCAAGGCCCGCGCCGTTCTGGAATGGCTGCCCGTGGCGCATGGCGTGGCCCTGATGCGCGAGGGGTTCTATCCCAGCTACCATCCGGAGTTCATCTCGGTCAGCTATTGCATGATCGTGTCGCTGCCGATGATCGCGCTGGCCCTTCTGCTGCTGCGCCGCAGCCATCTGGTCGCGCTGGAGCGGTAGTGTCGCGCCCCTCCGCGCGGGGGGCGTACGCGATCTTCACCCCGCATCTGCCATCTTCCGGCCACACCGCCGGAGAGTCTGATGCCCGATACAACCACGATCCTCGGCCTGCCCCTGCTGCAACCGGCGCAGGCCCAGAAACACGTCACCCATAACGAGGCGCTGCTGATGCTGGACGCCCTCGTCCAGCCCGCCGTCGCCGAACGGCGGTCCGATCCGCCCCCCGCCCCGGAGGATGGCGACCGCATCCTCGTGGGCGACGATCCCACCGCCGCCTTCGCCGCCCATGCGCAGGCCATCGCCGTGCGCCAGAACGGCAGCTGGAGCTTCCTCGCCCCCCGGCCCGGCTGGCGCGTGCATGTCCTCGATACGGCCGAGGATCTGCTGTGGGACGGCACGGCATGGACGGGCCCCGGCGCGCGCGCGCTGACTGCCGCCCGCCTCGGCATCGGCACCGAGGCCGATGACGTGAACCGCCTTGCCCTGCGCGCCGAGGCGAGCCTTTTCACCCATGCGGGTGCGGGCCATCAGCTCAAGGTGAACAAGGCAAGCGCCGCCCAGACCGCGAGCCTTCTGTTCCAGAGCGCATGGTCCGGCCGGGCCGAGATCGGCCTTGCCGGGACCGACGATCTGTCGATGAAGGTCAGCGCCGATGGCGGCACATGGACCGAGGCGCTGCGCCTGTCGGGCCGCACCGGGCTGATGACCGGGGCCGCCGTGCAGACCGCCGCCACCGACACCGCCGCCGGGCGGCTGATGACGGTCGGGGCCTTCGGCAATACCGGCGCCGTGCGGCCCGACACCGCCGCCGACCTCAATGACATGACCGGCATCCACCGGCGCGTCCTTGCCGCGACCGGCACCGCCAACCGGCCCGACAGCGCCGCGGAATGGATCGTGGACTGCGCCATCAGCGGCACCGTCACGATCCAGACCGCGCGCGAGGTGACGACCGCCGCCCCCCGCACCGCGATCCGCTGCGGCACGAACGGGGTATGGTCGGCATGGTCCTTCCCGCTCGCGATCGGCCGCGCGGTCGGCAAGGTCAGCCAGACGGCGGGCACCGCCACCGGCGCGCTGATGGAAAAGGGCAGCAACGCCAATGGCGAATATGTCCGCCTTGCCGATGGGATGCAGATCTGCACCTCGCCGACGCTGACCTTCGGCGCGGTGACGACGGCGCAGGGAACGCTCTATCGTTCGGGCGACAGCACATGGACCTTCCCGGCGGAATTCGCGTCGGCGGACAAGATCTGCGTCAGCGGCCAAAGCTCCAACAGCGCCCGCTGGATGAGCGGCAACCTGCCCGGCACCACCAGCGTGGTGCTGCGGCTGATGGCGGCGACCTCGTTCACGGGGTCGGAATATGGGCGCGCCCTTGCCATCGGGCGCTGGTACTGAATCGGAATGGACATGAAGATCACCCTGACCCCGATGCGCCGCGACGCATCGCTCGAACTTGTGCGCACCGGCGACATCCTGACGGTGAACGGCACCCCCTACGATTTCACGCCCCTGCCCGATGGCGCGAGCCTGCCGGCCGAGGCCGTCAGCGGCGATTGGCTGGCCGGGCCGGTGGAGCGGATCGAAGGCGACCTGCATCTGTGCGTCATCCTGCCCCACGGCCCCGAAGGCGGCCCGTCCCATCTGATCACGCTGACGCCGGAGGGCGACGGCCCCATCGCCCTGCCCTATGGAGAGGCCCAATGACGATCGATTTCACCAAGGTCATCACCGCCGAGGCGCGCGAGCGCGAACGCCGGCAGGAAGCGCAGGATCAGGCGCAGGCCGAAGCTCGCGCGCTTCTGACCGAAACGGACTGGATGGTGATCCGCGCCGCCGAATGCGGCACCCCCCTGCCCGAGGCGATCCGCGACGCGCGCGCGGGTGCCCGCGCCGTCCTGTCGGATGAATGATATCGCGGGCCCGGCCCGGAGGGGAGAATCCTTCTCCCCTTCACCTTCTATTAACCATTTTTAACCAGTTCTGAACGACGAGTGATCAAGGGTCGTCGTCAACAGTTCCGGGTATAGAATGAAACTCCAGCTCAGCCTCAACCGCATGCGCATGCAGATGATGTCCATCGAACGCATGATGCGCCTTCTGCAGTCGGAGCTGGAGACGCAGATCGGCGCGCTGGCCCCGGCGGATGTGAACCGTTTCGCCGATGTGCCCTCGGGGCTGTCGCGGCTGCTGCAGAACGGCGAGACGATGGCCCCGCGGCTGGCCGAGGCCTACAAGCCCTTTGCCGATGCCGTCTGGGTCGGTCTGGACCACGAAAAGGGCAGCGCCAGCGCCACCGTCGCGCTGAAGGCGGCCAGCGAGCCTGCCGCCCTCGGCACCTTCCGCAGCGCACGCCTGTCGATCAACCCGGTCTTTCCCTTGGCCGAGAAACCCGGCTGGCTGACGCTGGAGACGGATATCGACCTCGACCCCCTGCGCCGGGCGCGGGGAATGCGCCTCGATCTCGTCAGCTTCTTCGACATCGCCAGCCGCAACGAGGTGAACATCGCCCGCAACGTCCAGATCGGTCTGCGCCGCTTTTGGGAGGACGGCAATTTCGACGACCTGCTGAACTATCAGATGCCGGTTTCGACCATGCCCTTCGAACATGCGGTGACGGTGCCCGACAGCACCTTCGCCGAACTGCAACTGGACCGGGCGCACCGCCTGTCGCTGATCTTCGTGCTGCCCACGGCCGGCGATTACACGTTCCACATGGATTACCTCTCCATCAAGAGCCTCGGCTGATGCGCATCCTCTATGTCTCGCGCGAGACGCCGATCCATCCGGCGGGCGGCATCGCGACCTACCTGTCCTACATGGTGCCCGCGATGCGCGATGCCGGGCATGAGGTGTTCCTGTTCTCGTGGACCGAGGGGCCGGGGCATGGCGTTCCGGCCGACACCGCGCCCTTCCCGCCGGGCCATGTGCATCTGGAGAATGTCGATCTGCACGAGGCGTGGCGCTGCTACCCCTCTCCGGCGCGCAACCTCTTTCTGGCGAACTGGCTGTCGCAGCGGATCGCGGCGAAGGTCGCCGAATGGGGCATCGACGTGATCGAGGCGACGGATTACCTCTCGCCCTGCCTCGACCTCTATCAGAACCTGCAATCGGCATCGGGGGCCGACCGGCAGCTTTGCGTGACCTACAATCACGGCTTCATCGAGGATTTCTACGAGGCGGATCAGATCCGGCTCTCGCCCTCGTCGCGGATCGACCATCTGTGCGAACGCCAGCAATGCCGCATCAGCGATCTGACGATCGCCCCGTCCGAAACGGCGCGCGGGCGGCTTGCCTCCTACGGCATCCACGAACGGGTGGAGATGATCCGCGAGCCGTATCTGTTCCGCAAGGCCGCCCATCAGGCCCCGCTGCGGACCGAGATCAACTATATCGGGCGCATCTCGCTGTCGAAGGGGATCGACAAGGTCATCTATCTGGCCAATCTGATCGAGCCGGTGATGCCGCTGCGCGAGATCCGCCTGATCGGCCGCATCGTGGACACGCCCTTCCGCAACAGCGACATGCGGTCCTACGTGCTGTCGCGCTTGAACCCGGACATCCGGGACCGGACCTCCTTCACCGGCTTTCTTCCGCGCGACTCCGCCCTGCGCCTGCTGGAGCCGGGGGCGATCTGCCCCAGCCTCGGCTCGGCGGAGACCTTCTCCTATGCCTGCGTCGAATCGATCGATGCGGGCCTGCTGCCGGTCGTACGCTTCGGCACCCCGATGGCGGAGTTCTTCCCCGAGCATCTGCATGCCCATGTGCTCGACGAACAGATGCGCAGCGTGCGCGGCCTGCAGCAGCAGATGGAGGCCATGGCCGCCGAGGCGACGAGCGTGATGCGCGATGTGCGCGAGCATTGCGAAGCCACCCTCGCCCCCGCCCGCATCGCCGAGGAGATGGGCTGCCGCTACGACCGCGCCCTGCGCGACAAACGCGGGGCCACCAGCGTGGCCGTGCCGCGCCGACCGATGACGGCGGCCGACGTCACCGTGCTGATCCCCGCCTACAAGCCCACGGCCGAATTCATGGAGACGGTGGATTCGCTGGCCGCCCAGACCATCGGGCCGCCGCGCGTCATCATCTGCGACGACGGCACCCCGGAGTCGCACCAGCACTGGTTCGATTACGCCCGCGCCTGCCTGCCCGATCTGGAGATCATCCGCCAGCCGAATGCCGGGCTTCTGGCCAGCCGCAACACCCTGATCGAGGCTTGCGACACGCCGCTGTCGGTCTTCATCGACACCGACGACATGTTCCTGCCGGACCTGATCGGCAACATGCTGGAGGCGTGGAACCATTCCCCCATGCGCCCCGATGCGGTGATCCCGCAGCGCCGCAATTTCGGGGAAAGCAACGAGGCGGTGATGCAGCATCTGCTGGGCGATCACATGCATCTCTTGGTGAACGATTACCGCATGACCTCGCTCATCCGCACGGACATCCTGCGCGAGATCGGTTTCGACGCCACCCGCCGCAACGGCGAAGGGGACGATTGGGCCTTCTGGCTCAGCTTCACCGGGCGGGGGCATCGCGGCATCCTGCTGCCGCAGCAGGGCTTTCTCTATCGGTTCCGCAAAGGGTCCATGTCGTGGCCATGGTCCGAGGGGCAGGATGTCGGCGGCCAGTTGATGCTGCGCGACAGCATCCTCGAGATGTGCCGCACCCATCCGAGCCACGTCACATCGCTGGTCCGGGCGAATTACGCCCGCACCGTTTCATTGGCCTGAGGACGGAATGCGCAAGGTTTTCATCATCGGGGCGCATCGCTCGGGCACGAGCAAGATCGCCTCCTACTTCTCGGACGTGCTGGGTTTCGCGGGCTATGCCGAGGGCCATGCATGGCGGTTCCTCGCCTCGCTGCAGGATGGGCGGGCGGAGATCACGCGCACCATTCCCGAAAGCGCCTACGAGGTGAACCGGATCGGGATGGACACCGTGCTTCTGGCGATGACGCGGACGCTCGACAGTCTCGTTCTCGCCCATCACGGGGGGCGGGATTATTACGACAAGACGCCCGGCTTTCGGATGATCGACACCTGCCCCCTGATCGCCCGCCACATTCCCGAGGCGCAGTTCATCCACATGCACCGCAACGGGATCGAGAATGTGAAATCGAACCTGCGCCTCTGGCCCAACCGGCATTTCGACGATGCCTGCCGGATGTGGAGCGCGCCGATCAAGAGCTTCCACGCCGTGCGGGGGGAGTTGGGGGCGCGGATGATCAGCTTCGACATGGCCGATTTCCTGATCGACCCGTGGAACGCGCATGGCCGGATCCTTGCGCATCTGGGGCTGGACCCCCGCTGGACCGAGGATGAGGTCCGCGCCTATTTCGCCACGGGCAGCAATTCCAGCACGGGCGAAGTGCCGCGCGGGCGCATCGCCCCCACGCTCGCGGCGCAATCGTGGACGGAGGCGCAGAAGGCCTGCTTCCGCGAGATCTGCGGCCCGCAGATGGAGGCGCTCGGCTACGCGATGTGACGGGCGCGGGCCATGATCTCGGCATGGGGGCGGTCCATCTTCCCCCGTGCGGCATCGCGGATCGCAAGGCGGATCAGGGCGCGGTAGATCCGACGCTCCTCCGGGCCGAGGGTGCGGCCCTTCATCAGCCATTTCGGCAGCATCAGTGCCATGACCCCGCCGAAGAACACCGGCCCGGCCGCGCGGCGATAGACATGCCAAAGGTTCCGGTGGTGGTAATAGGTCTTCCACAGGGGGCGGAAGATGCGGTCGGCGCCGAGCGTCGCGCAATCATGCTCGAACCGCAGGCCGGGGGCGAAGACGCTGCGCAGCCCCCGCGCCGTCAGGCCGAGCGTGTAATGCACATCGTCGCCATAGATGAAGAAGCGCCCGTCGGGATAGCCCCCGTCCCGGATCGCCTTGCGCGACAGGAACAGCCCGACGAAGGACGCGCCGTGGATGTCGCGCAGATGCGGTCCCTCATAGGCGTCGGGGCCGAGATGGAACGCCTCCCGCCCGCCGCCCATTGCGGTGCGCAGGAACGTCCCCGCCTGCCAGAACGGGTTGATCCAAGGCCGGTTCATGTCGCAGATCGCGCCCGAAGGGTAGCGCACCGCCCCCGCCACCACATCCGCCCCATGGTCGAGCGCGGCGAAATGCGCCAGCGCCCCCGGTTCGGGGCGGGCATCGTCGTCCATCAGCACGATCCAGTCGGGATCGAACCGGGCCACCGTCTCGCGCATCCCGATCTCGAAGCCCCGCGCCCCGCCGCCATTCTCGGGCGGCAGGATCACGGTCAGGCGCGGATCGGGATGGGCGGCGAGCCAGTCGCGGCTGCCGTCCTCCGAGCCGTTATCCACCACCACCAGCCGGTCGAGCGGACCTTCGAGCAGGCGCGCCACGGTTCGTTCCAGCTGCGCCCGCCGGTTGAACGTCACGACGAGCGCGGCGAGCGCGGTCACAGCGGGTTGATCGCGAAGGCCGGCATGGCGTGCCCCGTTTCGCGCGCGGCAAGGAAGCGGCGGCCCGTGTCCAGCGCCTCGCGAATCGTGACGTCCATGTCGAGATAGCGATAGGTGCCGAGCCGCCCGACGAAGGTCACGCCGTCTTCGGCCTCGGCGCGGCGGACGTATTCGCGCAGCAGGGCGACTTCGTTCACCTGCCGGATCGGATAGTAGGGAATGTCCTCCGGCCCGCAGGCGCGGCTGAATTCGCGGTAGAGCACCGACCCGGAATGGGTTTCCCACGGGGCGAAATGCTTGTGCTCGGTGATGCGGGTGAAGGGCACGTCCACCTCGCCGTAGTTCATCACCGCGCAGCCCTGCCAGTCGCCGGTATAGGTGAACCGTTCGAAATCGAGGGTGCGATAGCCCAGACGACCGAGTTCGTAATCGAACCACCCGTCCAGCGGGCCGGACCAGAAGACATGGTCGTAGCCAGCCGCCTCGGCCCGGTCGAACCGGGTGTTCAGCGTGACGGTGATGTTCTCATGATCGAGGATGCTTTCGATCATCGGGGTGTAGCCGTGTTCGGGCATCCCCTGATAGGTGTGGAAGAAATAGTTGTCGTCGTAGTTGAAGCGCACCGGCAGCCGCTTCAGGATGGAGGCCGGAAGCTCGGTCGGGGCCATGCCCCACTGCTTCTGAGTGTAGCCTTTGAAGAACGCCTCATAGAGATCGCGGCCGACGAAGCGCAGCGCCTGTTCCTCGAACGTCTGCGGTTCGGTGATCGTGGTGTCGGCCTGCTCGTCGATGAAGAGGCGCGCCTCGTCGGGGCGCATCGTCTTGCCGTAGAACTGGTTGATCGTGTGCAGGTTCACCGGAAGCGAGAAGACCTGCCCGCGCGAGGTGGTCTTCACCCGGTTCTTGTAGGGCATGAAGGTGGTGTGGCGGTTGACGTAATCCCACACCTCGGCATCGTCGGTGTGGAAGATGTGCGGCCCATAGACATGCACCATGACGCCGGTTTCGGCGTCCCGCTCGGTATGGCAGTTGCCGCCGATATGGGGGCGCGCATCGACGACGCTGACCTGCCAGCCGGCCTCGGCCAGCATCCGGCCGATCACCGCCCCCGACAGGCCTGCGCCCACCATCATCACATGACCTGTCATTCACGATCCCTTCCGTTGTGCTTGGCCTTACCTAGCAGACGGTTAAGGGGGATCAATCCGTTATCGGTCAGCGTTGGAAGGGTTCCGCCTGTGCCCAGCGCCATGCATCGCCGATCATGTCGCGCAGGGTGGAGCGGGCGGGGTTCCAGCCGAGATCGCGGATCGCCGCCTCGGAGCCGGAGACCAGCGTCACTGCATCGCCCGCGCGCCGATCCCCGAAGACCACCGGCACGTCCCGATTGGTGACGGTGCGCGAAGCCTCGATCACCTCCCGGACCGAGAATCCGTTGCCCGTTCCAAGGCAGAAGACCCGGCTCTCCCCGCCCTTCAGCAGCCATTTCAGGCCCAGGACGTGCGCGTCCACCAAATCCATGACATGGACGTAATCGCGCACGCAGGTGCCGTCGCGGGTGTCGTAATCGGTGCCGAACACCGTCAGCGCCGGGCGTTTGCCTGCCACCGCATCCAGCATCAGCGGGATCAGGTGCGTCTCGGGGGTGTGCTGCTCGCCCACCTCGGCCTCGGGATCGGCCCCGGCGACGTTGAAGTAGCGGAAGATCACGCTGTTCAGGCCATGGGCGGGGCCGAAGTTGCGCACCATCTCCTCGATCGCCAGCTTCGATCCGCCATAGGCGTTGATCGGGCGTTGGGGCGTCCCCTCGTCGAGGAGCACGCCGTCCTGATCGCCATAGGTCGCGCAGGTGGAGGAGAAGACGAAGTTGCGGATGCCCGCCGCCACCGTCGCCTCCAGAAGGTTCAGCGCGCCGTTCACGTTCACCCGCCAATAGGTCGCCGGGTCCTTCATCGATTCCCCGACCAGCGACAGCGCCGCGAAATGCATCACCGCAACGGGCTTATAAAGCGCGAGGGCGGCGTCGATCTCGGGCCGGTTCATCAGATCGCCCCGGACCAGCGGGCCGAACTTCACAGCCTCTTCCCAGCCGGTGGAGATGTTGTCGAAAGTCACCGGAACGAAGCCCGCCGCCTTCAGAACCTTGCAGGCATGCGCGCCGATGTAACCCGCGCCCCCCGTGACCAGAACGTGCTGCGCCATGTCGATGTCCCTTCCTTGGCCTTTGATCCTCTGTTGCCGCGCGGGGGGGCGCGGCGCAAGCCCGGACTTG
This DNA window, taken from Falsirhodobacter algicola, encodes the following:
- a CDS encoding glycosyltransferase, which gives rise to MRILYVSRETPIHPAGGIATYLSYMVPAMRDAGHEVFLFSWTEGPGHGVPADTAPFPPGHVHLENVDLHEAWRCYPSPARNLFLANWLSQRIAAKVAEWGIDVIEATDYLSPCLDLYQNLQSASGADRQLCVTYNHGFIEDFYEADQIRLSPSSRIDHLCERQQCRISDLTIAPSETARGRLASYGIHERVEMIREPYLFRKAAHQAPLRTEINYIGRISLSKGIDKVIYLANLIEPVMPLREIRLIGRIVDTPFRNSDMRSYVLSRLNPDIRDRTSFTGFLPRDSALRLLEPGAICPSLGSAETFSYACVESIDAGLLPVVRFGTPMAEFFPEHLHAHVLDEQMRSVRGLQQQMEAMAAEATSVMRDVREHCEATLAPARIAEEMGCRYDRALRDKRGATSVAVPRRPMTAADVTVLIPAYKPTAEFMETVDSLAAQTIGPPRVIICDDGTPESHQHWFDYARACLPDLEIIRQPNAGLLASRNTLIEACDTPLSVFIDTDDMFLPDLIGNMLEAWNHSPMRPDAVIPQRRNFGESNEAVMQHLLGDHMHLLVNDYRMTSLIRTDILREIGFDATRRNGEGDDWAFWLSFTGRGHRGILLPQQGFLYRFRKGSMSWPWSEGQDVGGQLMLRDSILEMCRTHPSHVTSLVRANYARTVSLA
- a CDS encoding sulfotransferase, encoding MRKVFIIGAHRSGTSKIASYFSDVLGFAGYAEGHAWRFLASLQDGRAEITRTIPESAYEVNRIGMDTVLLAMTRTLDSLVLAHHGGRDYYDKTPGFRMIDTCPLIARHIPEAQFIHMHRNGIENVKSNLRLWPNRHFDDACRMWSAPIKSFHAVRGELGARMISFDMADFLIDPWNAHGRILAHLGLDPRWTEDEVRAYFATGSNSSTGEVPRGRIAPTLAAQSWTEAQKACFREICGPQMEALGYAM
- a CDS encoding glycosyltransferase is translated as MTALAALVVTFNRRAQLERTVARLLEGPLDRLVVVDNGSEDGSRDWLAAHPDPRLTVILPPENGGGARGFEIGMRETVARFDPDWIVLMDDDARPEPGALAHFAALDHGADVVAGAVRYPSGAICDMNRPWINPFWQAGTFLRTAMGGGREAFHLGPDAYEGPHLRDIHGASFVGLFLSRKAIRDGGYPDGRFFIYGDDVHYTLGLTARGLRSVFAPGLRFEHDCATLGADRIFRPLWKTYYHHRNLWHVYRRAAGPVFFGGVMALMLPKWLMKGRTLGPEERRIYRALIRLAIRDAARGKMDRPHAEIMARARHIA
- a CDS encoding UDP-galactopyranose mutase produces the protein MTGHVMMVGAGLSGAVIGRMLAEAGWQVSVVDARPHIGGNCHTERDAETGVMVHVYGPHIFHTDDAEVWDYVNRHTTFMPYKNRVKTTSRGQVFSLPVNLHTINQFYGKTMRPDEARLFIDEQADTTITEPQTFEEQALRFVGRDLYEAFFKGYTQKQWGMAPTELPASILKRLPVRFNYDDNYFFHTYQGMPEHGYTPMIESILDHENITVTLNTRFDRAEAAGYDHVFWSGPLDGWFDYELGRLGYRTLDFERFTYTGDWQGCAVMNYGEVDVPFTRITEHKHFAPWETHSGSVLYREFSRACGPEDIPYYPIRQVNEVALLREYVRRAEAEDGVTFVGRLGTYRYLDMDVTIREALDTGRRFLAARETGHAMPAFAINPL
- the galE gene encoding UDP-glucose 4-epimerase GalE — protein: MAQHVLVTGGAGYIGAHACKVLKAAGFVPVTFDNISTGWEEAVKFGPLVRGDLMNRPEIDAALALYKPVAVMHFAALSLVGESMKDPATYWRVNVNGALNLLEATVAAGIRNFVFSSTCATYGDQDGVLLDEGTPQRPINAYGGSKLAIEEMVRNFGPAHGLNSVIFRYFNVAGADPEAEVGEQHTPETHLIPLMLDAVAGKRPALTVFGTDYDTRDGTCVRDYVHVMDLVDAHVLGLKWLLKGGESRVFCLGTGNGFSVREVIEASRTVTNRDVPVVFGDRRAGDAVTLVSGSEAAIRDLGWNPARSTLRDMIGDAWRWAQAEPFQR